The following coding sequences lie in one Acidobacteriota bacterium genomic window:
- a CDS encoding M14 family zinc carboxypeptidase, giving the protein MSAEPAAGGRQPRPAAQAPAGNPYAPDKPEPGSVEAIAKFTTEPRFGNPWVAYLPDSATVPSPAEYLGHAVGAAGELTSTSKIYGYFRKLAETSPHVRVETIGRTEEGRDILLALVADEAGLGDLARLKDATAALADPRKTTPEAAEALVASARPIYYFNAGLHSTELGSPEMVMELAYRLAVSDQPMIKRIRENILVLINPVSEPDGRDKEVDWFYRCLKGRTDIDNLPPESPPYWGYYVFHDNNRDSHQEALQLSRAVSRMFFAYHPQVVHDLHESIPLLQTWNGTGPFNTNLDPILLNEWFAMSLAEIGALTSAGMPGVWTWGFSDGWEHVFLDSIGVNHNSIGRGYETFGSGTAETVERVLRPNEERYAGRPVTSQEWYRPMPPPRKFLWSLRDNTNYMESACLAALDYTAKNAREMLRDFYRKGYNSWQKGVKGGPYAFAIPAEQGDRRRVADMVDLLMRHGIEVGRAAAPFKVAEGEFPAGTYVVRLDQPYRNYAVDLLAPQNFPADATYEPYDDVSWALPVHYGLEARRIDDARIMDAAGIALEALKPGFATTGTVNITAGGVGGVGAGAGSAVFLLKDTGQEELMALRARLAAFRVEIAEKPFKSGDRDYPAGSWIMAGQPGLGDAVRKAAAELALDFDAVAAVPDVARHESKLPRLAVWHSWADTEAVGWVRFVLDREKVPYAYIRDEDVRAGRLRDRFDVIIYGHNYLDLQEQVLGIDKKWGPLPYKKTRETPNLGVPDASDDITGGIGWAGMGRLEEFLGAGGVLVTLGNGSALALQGGLVRDVDRRGGGVYTPGSELRVKFARPGHPLAYGYGETTSVFRSMMPVYDVARSIRGTVVLQWGTKLRAEDREEEKPGEEKPGEKPGAAAASKKEEVKMLVSGAIKGEDELEGRPAILDLPVGKGRVVAFLFNPIHRDLNRSDHRLLWNALLNWGT; this is encoded by the coding sequence GTGTCTGCCGAGCCCGCCGCAGGTGGCCGGCAGCCCCGGCCTGCCGCTCAGGCCCCGGCCGGTAACCCTTACGCGCCCGACAAGCCCGAGCCGGGATCGGTCGAAGCCATCGCCAAGTTCACGACCGAGCCCCGCTTCGGCAACCCCTGGGTCGCCTACCTGCCCGACTCGGCCACGGTGCCGTCGCCGGCCGAGTACCTCGGCCACGCGGTCGGCGCCGCGGGCGAGCTCACCTCGACGTCGAAGATCTACGGCTACTTCCGCAAGCTGGCCGAGACCTCGCCGCACGTCCGCGTCGAGACGATCGGCCGCACCGAGGAGGGCCGCGACATCCTGCTGGCCCTCGTCGCCGACGAGGCCGGACTCGGCGACCTGGCCCGTCTCAAGGACGCGACCGCGGCCCTGGCCGACCCCCGCAAGACCACGCCCGAGGCCGCCGAAGCCCTGGTCGCCTCCGCCCGGCCGATCTACTATTTCAACGCCGGCTTGCACTCGACCGAGCTCGGCAGCCCCGAGATGGTCATGGAGCTGGCCTATCGCCTGGCCGTCTCCGACCAGCCGATGATCAAGAGGATCCGCGAGAATATCCTGGTGCTCATCAACCCCGTCTCCGAGCCGGACGGCCGCGACAAGGAAGTCGATTGGTTCTACCGCTGCCTCAAGGGCCGGACGGACATCGACAACCTGCCTCCGGAGTCGCCGCCGTACTGGGGTTACTACGTCTTCCACGACAACAACCGCGACTCGCACCAGGAGGCCCTCCAGCTCTCCAGGGCCGTCAGCCGCATGTTCTTCGCCTATCATCCGCAGGTGGTGCACGATCTCCACGAGTCCATCCCGCTGCTCCAGACCTGGAACGGCACCGGCCCTTTCAACACCAACCTCGACCCGATCCTGCTCAACGAGTGGTTCGCCATGTCCCTGGCCGAGATCGGCGCGCTGACCTCGGCCGGCATGCCCGGCGTCTGGACCTGGGGCTTCAGCGACGGCTGGGAGCACGTCTTCCTCGATTCGATCGGCGTCAACCACAACAGCATCGGCCGCGGCTACGAGACCTTCGGCAGCGGCACGGCCGAGACGGTCGAGCGCGTCCTGCGGCCGAACGAGGAGCGCTACGCCGGGCGCCCGGTGACGAGCCAGGAGTGGTACCGGCCGATGCCGCCGCCGCGCAAGTTCCTGTGGTCGCTCCGCGACAACACGAACTACATGGAGAGCGCCTGCCTGGCCGCCCTCGACTACACGGCCAAGAACGCCAGGGAGATGCTCCGCGATTTCTACCGCAAGGGCTATAACTCCTGGCAGAAGGGCGTCAAGGGCGGTCCGTACGCCTTTGCCATCCCTGCGGAGCAGGGGGACCGGAGGCGCGTCGCCGACATGGTCGACCTGTTGATGCGCCACGGCATCGAGGTCGGCCGGGCCGCGGCGCCGTTCAAGGTGGCGGAAGGGGAGTTCCCGGCCGGGACGTACGTGGTGCGGCTCGACCAGCCCTATCGCAACTACGCCGTTGATCTGCTCGCGCCGCAGAACTTCCCGGCCGACGCGACCTATGAGCCCTACGACGACGTGTCGTGGGCCCTGCCGGTGCACTACGGGCTCGAGGCCAGGCGCATCGACGACGCCAGGATCATGGACGCCGCCGGGATCGCGCTCGAGGCCCTCAAGCCCGGCTTCGCGACGACCGGGACCGTCAACATCACGGCGGGCGGCGTGGGAGGCGTCGGCGCCGGCGCCGGCAGCGCAGTCTTCCTGCTCAAGGACACGGGCCAGGAAGAACTGATGGCGCTCCGCGCCCGCCTGGCCGCGTTCCGGGTCGAGATCGCCGAGAAGCCTTTCAAGAGCGGCGACAGGGACTATCCGGCCGGGTCGTGGATCATGGCCGGCCAGCCGGGGCTCGGCGACGCGGTCCGGAAGGCCGCGGCGGAGCTGGCGCTCGACTTCGACGCCGTCGCGGCCGTCCCGGACGTCGCCCGCCACGAGTCGAAGCTGCCGCGCCTGGCTGTCTGGCATTCGTGGGCGGACACGGAGGCGGTCGGCTGGGTCCGCTTCGTCCTCGACCGGGAAAAGGTGCCCTACGCCTACATCCGCGACGAGGATGTCCGGGCCGGGCGGCTCAGGGACCGCTTCGACGTCATCATCTACGGCCACAACTACCTCGACCTGCAGGAGCAGGTTCTGGGCATCGATAAAAAGTGGGGCCCCCTGCCCTACAAGAAGACCAGGGAGACGCCCAACCTCGGCGTGCCCGACGCCTCCGACGACATCACCGGGGGGATCGGCTGGGCCGGCATGGGCAGGCTCGAGGAATTCCTCGGGGCGGGCGGCGTCCTCGTGACGCTCGGCAACGGCTCGGCCCTGGCCCTCCAGGGCGGGCTCGTCCGCGACGTCGACCGCAGGGGCGGCGGCGTGTACACGCCGGGCTCGGAGCTCCGGGTCAAGTTCGCGCGGCCCGGACATCCGCTGGCCTACGGCTACGGCGAGACGACGTCGGTCTTCCGGTCGATGATGCCTGTCTACGACGTGGCCCGGTCGATCCGGGGCACGGTCGTCCTCCAGTGGGGGACCAAGCTCAGGGCGGAGGACCGCGAGGAGGAGAAGCCCGGAGAGGAGAAGCCGGGCGAAAAGCCCGGCGCGGCCGCCGCGTCGAAGAAGGAGGAGGTCAAGATGCTCGTCAGCGGCGCGATCAAGGGCGAGGACGAGCTCGAGGGGCGTCCCGCCATCCTCGACCTGCCCGTGGGCAAGGGTCGGGTCGTGGCGTTCCTGTTCAACCCGATCCACCGCGACCTCAA